A single region of the Biomaibacter acetigenes genome encodes:
- a CDS encoding DEAD/DEAH box helicase: MNLEQVLDYIKTSERIMQNVTRWEIIPPKPGEYEDFPAYLDKKLVSVLNKKGIYRLYSHQRQALDEVAAGHNVVVVTPTASGKTLCYNLPVLNELLRDKNARAIYLFPTKALSQDQVSELMGMVDAMGEDIKTFTYDGDTPTSARVAIRKDGHIVVTNPDMLHTGILPHHTKWMKLFSNLKFVVIDEVHTYRGVFGSHTANVLRRLERICRFYGSDPIFICSSATIANPRELAEKLTGKSMVLINKNGAPSGRKNLIFYNPPVVNRQLGIRRSSILESKTLALIFLKNRIQTITFARSRLAVEVLLTYLKEEMKKIPGGAKTVRGYRGGYLPKERREIEKGLRDGNILGVVSTNALELGIDIGNLDVSIITGYPGSISSTWQQVGRAGRRAASSASILVASSSPLDQFIINHPDYFFESSPENGLINPDNLYILVSHIKCAAFELPFEDGETFGNQRIDEILAFLEGERILRHVGGRWHWMAESFPADEISLRSASPENFVVVDITEGATVIGEVDRASAPMMIHEEAIYIHGGQQYQVEKLDYEEKKAYVRKVDVDYYTDANLAVEIKVLEEFKQESGGNFQKHMGEVMVTSLATMFKKIKFFTHENVGSGPIHLPPEEMHTTAFWISIPEDITGLSKEELESGLLGLCNVMANLAPLYLMCDPRDIRGVVQIRSPFTMKPTIYIYDNYPGGVGFSEKLYDMDEMLLRAARQVIMECSCENGCPSCVGPYEEVGPGSKNFALKIINQCLT, translated from the coding sequence ATGAATCTGGAGCAGGTTTTAGATTATATAAAAACTTCGGAGCGCATTATGCAAAATGTCACCCGATGGGAGATAATACCCCCAAAACCCGGGGAATATGAAGATTTCCCGGCTTATCTAGATAAAAAGCTGGTATCGGTTCTAAATAAAAAGGGCATTTACAGGCTTTATTCCCATCAAAGACAGGCCCTGGACGAGGTTGCGGCAGGGCACAATGTGGTGGTGGTCACTCCCACCGCGTCGGGTAAAACCCTGTGCTATAACCTTCCGGTGCTGAATGAACTTTTGAGAGACAAAAATGCCCGGGCCATATACCTTTTTCCCACCAAAGCCCTTTCCCAGGACCAGGTATCGGAACTTATGGGCATGGTGGATGCCATGGGAGAGGACATAAAAACCTTCACCTATGATGGGGACACTCCCACCAGCGCCCGAGTGGCTATTAGAAAAGACGGCCATATAGTGGTCACGAATCCCGATATGCTCCATACGGGAATATTGCCACATCACACCAAGTGGATGAAACTTTTTTCCAACTTGAAGTTTGTAGTTATCGACGAAGTCCACACATACCGTGGGGTATTCGGCAGCCACACCGCCAATGTGCTGCGGCGTCTTGAGCGTATATGCAGGTTTTACGGTTCGGATCCCATTTTCATATGTTCATCGGCCACCATAGCCAACCCCAGGGAATTGGCGGAAAAATTAACGGGGAAAAGCATGGTCCTTATCAATAAAAATGGAGCTCCTTCGGGCAGAAAAAACCTCATTTTTTACAATCCCCCGGTGGTGAATCGTCAGCTAGGGATAAGGAGGAGCAGCATTCTGGAGTCCAAAACTTTGGCTCTCATATTTTTAAAAAACCGCATTCAGACCATAACCTTTGCCCGGAGCCGTCTGGCGGTGGAAGTGCTTCTTACGTATTTAAAGGAGGAAATGAAAAAGATTCCTGGAGGAGCCAAAACCGTCAGAGGTTACCGGGGCGGTTACTTGCCTAAAGAGCGAAGGGAAATAGAAAAAGGCTTGAGGGATGGTAATATCCTGGGAGTTGTCAGCACCAACGCCCTGGAGCTGGGAATAGATATAGGTAATCTTGATGTAAGCATCATCACCGGCTACCCCGGAAGCATTTCCAGCACCTGGCAGCAGGTAGGCAGGGCCGGCAGAAGGGCGGCGTCTTCCGCCTCAATTTTGGTTGCCTCCAGCAGCCCCCTGGACCAGTTTATAATAAACCACCCCGATTACTTTTTCGAATCATCGCCGGAGAACGGGCTCATAAACCCCGACAACCTGTACATACTTGTCAGCCACATTAAATGCGCCGCCTTCGAACTGCCTTTTGAAGACGGGGAAACCTTTGGGAACCAGAGGATCGATGAAATCCTGGCTTTCCTGGAGGGCGAAAGAATTCTGAGGCACGTGGGAGGTCGGTGGCACTGGATGGCCGAATCCTTTCCAGCGGATGAGATAAGCCTGCGCAGCGCATCGCCGGAAAACTTCGTGGTGGTGGACATCACCGAGGGTGCCACGGTCATAGGGGAAGTGGACCGGGCCAGCGCCCCCATGATGATTCACGAAGAAGCAATATACATTCACGGTGGCCAGCAGTATCAGGTGGAAAAGCTGGATTACGAGGAAAAGAAAGCCTATGTGAGAAAGGTAGATGTGGACTATTACACCGACGCTAATCTGGCGGTAGAGATAAAGGTTCTGGAGGAATTTAAACAGGAATCCGGAGGCAATTTTCAAAAACACATGGGTGAGGTTATGGTTACAAGCCTTGCCACCATGTTCAAAAAAATAAAATTCTTTACACATGAGAATGTGGGTTCCGGTCCCATACACCTTCCGCCGGAGGAAATGCATACCACGGCCTTCTGGATTTCCATTCCGGAAGATATCACCGGATTGTCAAAGGAAGAACTGGAATCCGGATTGCTGGGTTTATGCAATGTGATGGCAAATCTGGCTCCTCTTTATCTCATGTGCGACCCCAGGGACATCCGCGGCGTGGTCCAGATAAGGTCTCCTTTTACGATGAAGCCTACCATCTATATATATGATAACTATCCCGGCGGGGTTGGTTTTTCTGAAAAACTGTATGATATGGATGAAATGCTTCTAAGGGCCGCCCGCCAGGTAATAATGGAATGCAGCTGCGAGAACGGGTGCCCTTCCTGTGTGGGCCCCTATGAGGAAGTGGGGCCCGGCAGTAAGAACTTCGCCCTGAAGATAATAAATCAATGTCTTACCTGA
- a CDS encoding sodium-dependent transporter, which translates to MQTRGKFATSFGVLTATLGSAVGLGNIWKFPYITGKFGGAAFIIVYLICVALASLPVMISEIVVGRRTNSNAVGAFKKLKPYSAWPLIGYAGIASSFLIMFFYTGVAGWVYSYIFRALGGTFVNATSDVTGTIFKGLITDSLSPIIWQVVVLLVVSVIIIAGVEKGIERITKALMPLLFILLILCDIRALTLPGASMGVKFLFNPDFTVIKGDVLLIALGLAFFKLSVGMGTMITYGSYFGKQENIPATAVKVALSDIVVSMMAGLAIFPAVFAFGFKPDAGPGLLFITIPMVFSKMPMGNVLLAVFFLLTAIAATTAMISLLEVPVAYLVDEKGWPRWKATVLSTGIIALIGSTASLSADPAGVLGATKIFGKTFFDLYDYISSNILMPLGGIFIVIFVGWFFGKRNLQMELSNRGRLKNGVFLNVFLIITRFVSPVLIALVFLNAIGILKI; encoded by the coding sequence ATGCAGACAAGAGGTAAATTCGCTACAAGTTTTGGAGTGCTAACAGCAACATTGGGTTCAGCGGTAGGATTGGGAAATATATGGAAGTTCCCTTATATAACAGGAAAATTCGGAGGAGCTGCTTTCATAATTGTTTATCTTATTTGCGTGGCACTTGCCAGCCTACCTGTGATGATATCGGAAATTGTCGTAGGCAGAAGGACTAATTCCAATGCGGTAGGGGCTTTCAAAAAATTAAAACCCTACAGTGCATGGCCCCTTATAGGTTATGCAGGCATAGCCTCATCGTTTTTAATTATGTTTTTTTATACCGGTGTGGCGGGATGGGTTTATTCCTATATTTTTCGCGCATTAGGTGGCACTTTTGTAAATGCTACGTCGGATGTAACCGGGACCATTTTTAAAGGTCTCATAACGGATAGTTTAAGTCCCATTATATGGCAGGTTGTAGTTCTTTTAGTAGTAAGTGTTATCATTATAGCGGGTGTGGAAAAAGGTATTGAGCGCATAACCAAAGCTTTAATGCCGCTGTTATTTATACTTTTGATATTGTGCGATATTCGGGCCCTTACCCTCCCAGGTGCTTCAATGGGAGTTAAGTTTCTTTTCAATCCTGATTTTACAGTGATAAAAGGGGATGTGTTACTCATAGCCCTGGGCCTTGCGTTTTTTAAACTGTCGGTGGGCATGGGCACCATGATCACCTACGGCAGCTATTTTGGAAAACAAGAGAATATACCGGCAACGGCGGTCAAAGTGGCTTTATCGGATATAGTTGTCTCTATGATGGCGGGCCTTGCCATATTTCCGGCAGTGTTTGCTTTCGGCTTCAAGCCCGATGCTGGGCCAGGTCTTTTGTTTATTACTATTCCCATGGTCTTCAGTAAAATGCCTATGGGCAATGTACTTTTAGCCGTATTTTTCCTGCTGACTGCCATCGCAGCCACCACGGCAATGATATCGCTCTTGGAAGTACCGGTGGCATATCTGGTAGATGAAAAAGGGTGGCCTCGATGGAAAGCAACTGTTCTTTCGACAGGAATCATTGCCCTCATAGGTTCTACGGCTTCACTTTCGGCAGACCCGGCTGGGGTGCTTGGCGCTACAAAGATATTTGGGAAAACCTTCTTTGATTTATATGACTACATTTCTTCTAATATATTGATGCCCCTGGGCGGCATCTTCATAGTGATTTTTGTAGGCTGGTTTTTTGGGAAAAGGAATCTTCAAATGGAACTTTCCAATAGAGGCCGCTTGAAAAATGGGGTATTTTTAAATGTCTTTTTAATAATAACAAGGTTTGTATCGCCTGTACTCATTGCTTTAGTCTTCTTAAATGCCATAGGGATATTGAAAATATAG
- a CDS encoding FmdB family zinc ribbon protein, with the protein MPIYEYFCKDCGNHFEELRRFSQKDDEVQCPRCKSKNTKRAVSIFGTSGGSSSSGSTSQSGCKFG; encoded by the coding sequence TTGCCCATATATGAATATTTTTGTAAGGATTGCGGAAATCATTTTGAGGAGTTGAGGAGATTTTCTCAAAAGGACGATGAAGTCCAATGCCCCAGGTGTAAAAGTAAAAACACGAAAAGGGCAGTTTCCATTTTTGGCACAAGCGGTGGTTCAAGTTCTTCCGGTTCTACATCCCAGAGCGGATGCAAGTTTGGGTGA
- a CDS encoding SpoIIE family protein phosphatase, with the protein MNMRTDIYWESINKFGEELCGDSVEIVRSPEKTILVLADGLGSGVKANILSTLTTKIAATMLKDGATIEETVKTIVSTLPVCRIRKIAYSTFTIITVDDKCNCHIVEYDNPPVFLLRNGQIEKINGVKREIAGKKLTETRIKVEENDMLIAVSDGVVHAGVGGLLNLGWQWENIAGYIEKVSQTETTPKSLVRLITTVTSNFYLDRAGDDATVAALKVIRPRRVTVFTGPPQNPADDGRVVELLMGEPGVKVVCGGTAARIVSKSCGRSLLPLPNL; encoded by the coding sequence ATGAACATGAGGACTGATATTTACTGGGAAAGCATAAATAAATTCGGTGAGGAACTCTGCGGTGACAGCGTCGAGATAGTCCGTAGTCCGGAAAAGACTATTTTAGTGCTGGCCGACGGCCTCGGAAGCGGTGTCAAGGCCAATATACTTTCAACTCTTACCACAAAAATAGCCGCCACCATGCTAAAAGATGGCGCTACTATCGAGGAGACTGTGAAGACCATAGTATCCACCTTGCCGGTTTGCAGAATCCGGAAGATAGCCTATTCCACTTTCACTATAATAACGGTGGATGATAAATGTAACTGTCATATAGTGGAATATGATAATCCCCCGGTTTTCCTTTTGAGAAATGGCCAGATAGAAAAAATAAATGGAGTAAAACGCGAGATTGCTGGTAAAAAGCTGACCGAAACCCGCATAAAAGTGGAAGAAAATGACATGTTGATAGCGGTGAGCGACGGAGTTGTGCATGCCGGCGTGGGAGGGCTTTTGAACCTGGGATGGCAGTGGGAAAATATAGCCGGATATATAGAGAAAGTGTCGCAGACCGAAACCACTCCCAAGAGTCTCGTGAGGCTTATTACTACCGTTACTTCCAATTTTTATCTGGATAGAGCGGGAGATGATGCCACCGTTGCCGCATTAAAGGTCATAAGGCCCCGCCGGGTGACCGTATTTACCGGACCACCCCAGAATCCCGCCGATGACGGCAGAGTGGTGGAATTGCTCATGGGTGAACCCGGAGTAAAAGTGGTATGCGGAGGGACTGCCGCCAGGATAGTATCTAAATCCTGCGGAAGGAGCTTGTTACCTCTGCCGAATTTGTAG
- a CDS encoding [Fe-Fe] hydrogenase large subunit C-terminal domain-containing protein produces the protein MEVINFSRANCKNCYKCIRTCPVKAIRMKNNQAEIVEQRCITCGTCLTVCPQNAKTVKSDVEKVKKLLSENKDVAASIAPSFAGAFYFQHYGQVVSALKKLGFAAVYQTSMGARLIARDYAGHYNDKGKSNIITTACPAINYLIQKYYPELINCMIPVVSPMVAHGRYLKKMKGHSKVVFIGPCLAKKSEIHDDNRHDVDAVLTFEEVKAWCSEQGINPALEDCVEESGFSDDANFYPVPGGTFKTIKPLLKEQWRRYISVDGLESCMEFLEELKKGRLKNTWIEMNACHGSCSNGPAVGSTGRGVFERLECIKDFALSMGSESMDDSGLLPEGYHDLDFSRHFSAMKVEIKYPSEDEIKDILAKIGKYAPEHELNCGACGYNSCREKAIAVYNGMAEIHMCMPYMRSRAESLSNLIIESTPNAIIAVDEDMKIQEMNPAAEYMFQIPKGSFNHKPLNCLFNDDDFRLVGQTRKNIINKKVVIKNYGLITLQNIYYLKGHNLIIGIISDITAREKARQKNMEVRQKTLETTQQVIENQMRVAQEIASLLGETTAETKVMLNKVKQLLIDEMPGERDEHED, from the coding sequence ATGGAAGTTATAAACTTTTCCAGAGCTAACTGCAAAAATTGTTATAAATGTATCAGGACCTGCCCCGTTAAGGCCATACGAATGAAAAACAATCAGGCCGAGATAGTCGAGCAAAGGTGCATTACCTGCGGTACATGTCTCACGGTATGTCCCCAGAATGCCAAGACCGTGAAAAGCGATGTGGAGAAAGTTAAAAAACTTCTCTCAGAAAATAAAGATGTGGCGGCAAGCATCGCTCCTTCCTTTGCGGGAGCTTTTTATTTTCAGCATTACGGACAGGTGGTCAGTGCATTAAAAAAACTGGGGTTTGCCGCAGTTTATCAGACATCCATGGGTGCCCGGCTCATAGCCCGGGATTATGCAGGCCATTATAACGATAAAGGGAAATCCAATATCATCACCACCGCCTGTCCTGCTATAAATTATCTTATTCAAAAATATTATCCCGAATTGATAAATTGCATGATTCCGGTGGTTTCTCCCATGGTAGCCCATGGAAGGTATTTAAAAAAGATGAAAGGACATTCGAAGGTAGTTTTTATCGGTCCATGTCTTGCCAAAAAGTCAGAGATCCATGATGACAACAGACATGATGTGGATGCCGTGCTGACTTTCGAAGAGGTAAAGGCATGGTGTTCGGAACAGGGCATAAATCCCGCACTGGAGGATTGTGTTGAGGAAAGCGGTTTTTCCGATGATGCAAATTTTTATCCGGTTCCTGGTGGCACCTTTAAGACCATAAAACCCCTCTTAAAAGAACAATGGCGACGTTATATAAGCGTTGATGGGCTGGAAAGCTGTATGGAGTTTCTTGAAGAATTAAAAAAAGGCAGGCTGAAAAATACCTGGATAGAGATGAATGCCTGTCACGGAAGCTGCAGTAATGGGCCTGCCGTAGGAAGTACCGGACGCGGAGTATTTGAGCGGCTGGAATGCATAAAGGATTTTGCGCTGAGTATGGGTTCTGAATCTATGGATGATTCCGGCTTGCTCCCGGAAGGATATCATGATCTTGATTTTTCCAGGCATTTTTCGGCTATGAAAGTAGAAATAAAATATCCGTCCGAGGATGAAATAAAAGACATACTGGCAAAGATAGGAAAATATGCTCCCGAACATGAACTGAACTGCGGCGCCTGCGGGTATAATTCCTGCAGGGAAAAGGCCATAGCGGTATACAACGGCATGGCCGAAATCCATATGTGCATGCCATATATGAGAAGCAGGGCAGAATCCCTTTCAAACCTCATAATTGAATCCACGCCCAACGCCATCATAGCTGTGGACGAAGACATGAAAATCCAGGAGATGAACCCTGCTGCCGAATACATGTTTCAAATACCAAAAGGCAGTTTTAACCACAAGCCTCTGAACTGTTTGTTCAATGATGATGATTTTAGACTGGTCGGGCAAACCCGAAAAAATATAATCAATAAAAAGGTAGTTATAAAAAACTATGGCCTGATTACATTACAGAATATATATTATCTCAAAGGCCACAATCTCATAATCGGAATAATATCTGACATAACAGCCCGGGAAAAAGCACGGCAGAAAAATATGGAAGTGAGGCAAAAGACTCTCGAAACCACTCAGCAGGTCATAGAAAACCAGATGAGAGTAGCTCAGGAGATCGCCAGCTTACTCGGCGAAACCACCGCGGAAACAAAAGTTATGTTAAACAAGGTAAAGCAGCTTTTAATCGATGAGATGCCGGGTGAAAGAGATGAACATGAGGACTGA
- a CDS encoding (2Fe-2S) ferredoxin domain-containing protein, with product MKTIYVCVGSSCHLKGSYDIIRALEKLIKQNHLENEVELKAEFCFGNCTKPVSVKIDDKGPYSVDKDRVEDFFRQNILGDN from the coding sequence ATGAAAACAATATATGTGTGTGTAGGCAGTTCCTGCCATCTCAAGGGGTCCTATGATATAATAAGGGCATTGGAGAAACTCATAAAGCAAAACCATCTGGAAAATGAGGTCGAACTCAAGGCGGAGTTCTGTTTTGGCAATTGCACAAAACCCGTTTCGGTAAAGATTGATGATAAGGGGCCCTACTCGGTGGATAAAGACAGGGTGGAAGATTTTTTCAGGCAAAACATACTGGGGGACAATTAA
- a CDS encoding DUF421 domain-containing protein — protein MREILMLTYRSIILFAVSLVLVRFMGKRTIAQLSPFDLIVIIIMGSAIAIPLEDDKIKLTYGIIPVVVMSILNYGLSVIITKNRKIENLLQGTSTVLVRDGEVIIRNMKKERITMADLLILLREKNIANINEIEEATIEPNGKLSIIKKKEMQSVTPKDLGMWSNQGIFPTLVVDRGEVVQSNLDKIGVGIDKVLTELNKKGIKDLTEIKSAWIDEEGNMSIDRINEDINVDWNKMH, from the coding sequence ATGAGAGAAATCCTCATGTTGACTTACAGGTCTATTATACTTTTTGCGGTCAGTCTAGTGCTGGTCCGTTTTATGGGCAAAAGGACCATTGCACAGCTTTCGCCTTTTGACCTTATTGTAATAATCATCATGGGTTCAGCCATTGCCATACCTCTGGAAGATGACAAAATAAAACTGACATATGGTATCATTCCGGTCGTAGTCATGTCTATACTCAATTACGGGCTTTCGGTGATAATCACAAAAAACCGTAAGATAGAAAACTTATTACAGGGTACATCTACCGTGCTGGTGCGGGATGGAGAGGTCATAATCCGGAACATGAAAAAAGAGCGCATTACCATGGCTGATTTGCTAATACTTCTCAGGGAAAAAAATATCGCTAACATCAACGAAATAGAGGAGGCTACCATTGAGCCCAACGGTAAGCTCAGCATAATAAAGAAAAAAGAAATGCAGTCGGTAACGCCCAAGGACCTGGGGATGTGGTCTAACCAGGGCATTTTCCCCACACTGGTGGTAGATAGGGGAGAGGTAGTGCAGAGCAATCTCGATAAAATCGGTGTAGGGATTGACAAGGTTTTAACCGAATTAAACAAGAAGGGAATAAAAGACCTTACGGAAATAAAATCTGCATGGATTGATGAAGAAGGCAACATGAGCATCGACAGGATAAACGAAGATATTAATGTCGATTGGAATAAAATGCATTGA
- a CDS encoding D-alanyl-D-alanine carboxypeptidase family protein — MKRIVCFFIVLFFVLGQLMADAAADPVSLATPGSPPSITGETGVLIDVKTGKVLYDKNAHDRMEPASTTKIMTAILALEKGKLTDIVVTGKEPPRVDGTRIYLEEGEKLTLEQMLYAMLLNSANDAAVAIAEHIGGDVPSFVKMMNEKAREIGAKDTTFVNPNGLPVEGHLTTAYDLALMARYALLNLPEFRKIVSTKTSNIPWQGKEWDRRLINLNKLLWNYDGADGVKTGYTHSAGQTLVASATKDGWQLIAVVLKSQGRNIWRDAESLLDYGFNNFKPITVIEKGRVITSEKVKYGDIVELETSAGFSTVIPRGTNPLTTKTVIKPGITAPIKKGDVLGELEIFENGQIIGNIPLVAREDIPRKIYTNWWFWPGVISLAFYAPFRIMVGVRRYKRYKNHTRYISYVKKYR, encoded by the coding sequence ATGAAAAGGATAGTATGTTTTTTCATTGTTTTATTTTTTGTATTGGGCCAATTAATGGCTGATGCAGCGGCAGACCCTGTCTCGCTGGCAACTCCTGGCTCTCCCCCATCCATAACGGGTGAAACCGGCGTCTTGATAGATGTAAAAACCGGAAAAGTCCTTTACGATAAAAATGCTCATGACCGCATGGAACCTGCCAGTACCACCAAAATCATGACCGCTATTCTGGCGCTAGAAAAGGGAAAGCTGACCGACATTGTGGTCACCGGAAAGGAACCTCCCCGGGTTGATGGCACCAGGATTTACCTGGAGGAGGGCGAAAAATTGACCCTGGAGCAAATGCTCTATGCCATGCTATTAAACTCCGCCAATGATGCAGCCGTCGCTATAGCTGAACATATCGGGGGAGATGTGCCTTCTTTTGTAAAAATGATGAATGAAAAAGCAAGGGAAATCGGCGCCAAAGACACCACCTTCGTAAATCCCAACGGCTTGCCGGTCGAAGGCCATTTGACAACAGCCTACGACCTTGCCCTTATGGCTAGATATGCTCTTTTAAACCTCCCTGAATTTAGAAAGATAGTTTCTACGAAGACTTCCAATATCCCGTGGCAGGGCAAAGAGTGGGACCGCAGGCTTATCAATTTGAATAAGCTACTTTGGAATTATGACGGAGCCGATGGTGTAAAAACCGGATATACCCATTCAGCAGGTCAAACTCTAGTTGCCTCCGCTACGAAAGATGGATGGCAGCTCATTGCAGTGGTCTTAAAATCCCAGGGGCGAAACATATGGCGGGACGCCGAATCCTTATTGGATTATGGTTTCAACAATTTTAAACCGATAACTGTAATTGAAAAGGGCAGGGTTATAACTTCAGAAAAGGTTAAATACGGAGACATCGTGGAGCTGGAAACATCCGCAGGTTTTTCTACCGTAATACCCAGAGGAACAAATCCCCTGACTACAAAAACGGTCATAAAACCCGGCATTACCGCCCCCATTAAAAAAGGAGATGTTCTGGGAGAACTTGAAATCTTTGAGAACGGGCAAATAATAGGGAATATTCCCCTGGTGGCCAGAGAAGACATCCCCAGAAAGATATATACCAATTGGTGGTTCTGGCCCGGAGTTATATCCCTGGCATTTTATGCTCCATTCAGAATAATGGTGGGGGTAAGGCGGTATAAAAGATATAAAAACCACACGCGTTATATATCTTATGTGAAAAAATACAGATAG
- a CDS encoding ubiquitin-like domain-containing protein, with protein MTSLKTRRAITGMVIFLLVLAGAVGSYFYLEKNITIEADGKTLNVSTFAGTVGEALAEKDIKVAPEDVITPGIDERLKDGMSIRIKRAFAVKILSDGKEHMVKTQPDTVANVLAKASISIGEKDKVEPQLNTYINEPVQVVVTRVNQKIIEEIKTIAFETVSRKDPDLPIGQRKVLQHGENGQEKIVTTLTIENGKVVSKNTTSTVIKPAKPQIVLTGSMQVASRGDVDFAYTKKLRMLATAYTHTGNLTAMDTRPRVGVAAVDPDVIPLGSRLYIDGYGFARAEDTGGAIQGERIDLFMDSRAEANRFGKRWVTVYVLK; from the coding sequence GTGACTTCATTGAAGACCCGCCGGGCAATTACCGGTATGGTAATTTTTCTTCTGGTGCTTGCCGGGGCCGTCGGAAGTTATTTTTACCTTGAAAAAAACATAACCATCGAGGCAGATGGAAAAACGCTTAATGTATCCACCTTTGCCGGCACCGTCGGTGAAGCACTGGCAGAGAAGGATATAAAAGTAGCGCCGGAAGATGTAATTACACCCGGAATTGACGAAAGACTAAAAGATGGAATGAGTATCCGGATAAAAAGGGCCTTTGCAGTAAAAATCCTCTCAGATGGCAAAGAACATATGGTAAAAACCCAACCGGATACGGTGGCAAATGTGCTGGCAAAAGCGAGTATTTCTATTGGAGAAAAAGATAAAGTGGAACCGCAGCTCAATACATACATCAATGAGCCGGTACAGGTAGTTGTCACAAGGGTAAATCAAAAAATCATTGAGGAAATCAAAACAATAGCTTTTGAGACCGTGTCCAGAAAAGACCCCGATCTTCCCATAGGGCAGAGAAAGGTATTACAGCATGGCGAAAACGGCCAGGAGAAAATAGTCACCACACTTACCATTGAAAATGGAAAGGTCGTTTCGAAAAATACCACCAGCACCGTTATAAAACCGGCCAAGCCCCAGATTGTGCTTACCGGTTCTATGCAGGTAGCTTCCCGTGGCGATGTGGATTTTGCCTATACAAAAAAACTCAGGATGCTGGCCACGGCCTATACACACACGGGAAATCTTACGGCCATGGATACCAGGCCCAGAGTCGGAGTGGCGGCAGTGGATCCGGATGTTATACCGCTTGGTTCAAGGCTGTATATCGACGGCTATGGATTTGCCCGGGCCGAGGATACAGGGGGTGCCATACAGGGTGAAAGAATCGATCTTTTTATGGATTCCCGTGCAGAAGCTAACCGTTTTGGAAAGCGTTGGGTCACCGTATATGTTTTGAAATAA
- a CDS encoding MATE family efflux transporter: MKLALLLMGAVGILFLAAPGWLIGFFTSIPEVRDLAAVCIRVGAFEQPTIAISMTLSGALKGAGDTKGTFLISLISTWLIRLPLIFIMVFILKKGLAFVWLATVIQFFLEALLMVLRFRQGRWKDIRL; this comes from the coding sequence ATGAAACTTGCACTTTTATTGATGGGGGCTGTAGGAATCCTTTTTCTTGCGGCGCCAGGCTGGCTGATAGGCTTTTTTACAAGCATTCCGGAAGTGAGAGATCTTGCGGCTGTATGCATAAGAGTTGGCGCCTTTGAGCAGCCCACTATAGCCATTTCCATGACTTTATCCGGCGCATTAAAGGGAGCTGGGGACACAAAAGGCACCTTTCTTATTAGCCTAATTAGCACCTGGTTGATAAGACTTCCCCTGATTTTTATCATGGTATTTATCCTGAAAAAAGGGCTAGCCTTTGTCTGGCTGGCGACGGTCATACAGTTTTTTTTAGAAGCTTTGTTAATGGTTTTAAGATTCCGGCAGGGCCGCTGGAAAGACATCAGATTATAA